ACTCGCCGCCTTGGCAATGGCCACTGCGGTGATATCCGGCAGCGGGTGCGTATAGAGCAATCGGCGTGTGGCGGACATCAGCCGCTGCCGGGTTTCCAAGCCTTTGCGTCCGAGCGTCTGGCCCTGCTTGTTCATCGTGACGTCGTTTGCCATGGGTTGAGTCTCGCTCCATCAAATCGAAAAAATACGGGTATCGCTGATCCGAAAACAAAAAAGCTGCATCAACCGGTTCTTGGCTCCAATCGGCTCCAAAAAACAACAATCGAACAGCTATTGGTGAAAACTATACAAACTGGCCTGCGCACGCAACTGTTGTTTCCCTATCGATTCTCTACCGAAACGGCAAAACGACAGCTTGCCGTACAAAATCAATAACTGACATAATGCCAGTTATTATGATAGCGTCACCCAGCCAAGCCGATACACAACCCAAATCGGAAACCGCACTCAAAACGCAGGAGACGGGCATGCCATCCATGGTTCAAGACAAAGTCGTCGTTATCACCGGAGCCGGTAGCGGTATCGGCCGCGAATATGCTCTCGCTTTTGCCGCGGAGGGCGCGCGGGTGGTCGTCAATGATCTGGGGCGCACCCCGGATGGCGGCAGCGCTGCCGAGGCAGTCGCCGAAGAAATACGCCAGGCGGGTGGTGAAGCCGTGGCCAGCATTGAGAGCGTAGCCCAGTGGGACTCCGCACACCGCATCGTCGAATGTGCACTGGATCAGTTCGGTCGAATCGATACGGTCATCAACAACGCCGGCATTGTGCGCGACCGCTTCTTCTTCAAGATGAGCCTTGAAGAATGGCAGGCGGTGGTCGACGTGCACCTCAATGGCTCGTTCTACGTCGCCCGTGCCGCCGCCCCCTATTTCAAGGAGCAGGCCAGCGGTAGCTACATCCATATGACCTCCACCAGTGGCCTGATCGGCAACCCCGGACAAGCCAACTACGCAGCAGCCAAAATGGCCGTGGTCGGGCTCTCCAAAAGCATCGCACTGGACATGAAGCGCTACAACGTGCGTTCGAACTGCATCGCCCCCTGGGCGTGGACCGCCATGACCGCTTCAGTGCCGACCGACACCCCCGAAGCCGCTGCGCGCATGGAAAAACTCAAACTCATGGAGCCGCGCAAGATTGCCCCGTTGGCCGTGTACCTGGCGAGCGACGCGGGGGCCGGTGTTTCCGGGCAGATTTTCGGTGTGCGCGCTAACGAGATTTATCTGTTCTCGCAATCCCGGGTCATCCGCTCGGTGCATCGCAGCGAGGGCTGGACCGCAGAAACCATCGCCGAGCACGCGATACCGGCCATGCAGACCTCCTTTTATGCGAACACGCCATCACCAGAGCTGACTACCTGGGATCCGATCTGATCCCTCGTTCCCGACTTTGCAACCAGACACGAGATAACAAGATGAGCGAACCAGAAACCATTGGCATTGGCTTTCCCTGGGAAGACCTCCCGGTAGGGCGCACTTTCAAAACACTCGGGCGTACCGTGACCGAGGCCGACATTGTCAACTTCATTTCTGCGACCGGGATGCTCGAAGTGTTGTTCACCAACGTCGAGTTCCTCAAGGAGGCCGGATTCAATGGCCGCCTGGTACCGGGTGGGCAAGTGTTCTGCTTCGCGGAGGGGCTTCTTTTCCAGACCGCCCTGCAAGGTGTTGGCGTGGCTTTTCTGCACACGGAGCTGGATATCAAAGGGCCGACCTTTGCCGGCGACACTCTGCATGTTGAGGTCGAAGTCATTGAATCCAGGGCAAGTAAAGGCAAGCCTGGCATGGGGCTGGTGCGCACCCGCAACCAAGTAGTCAAACAGGACGGCACCGTAGTGATGGTGTATACGCCGCTGCGCCTGGTAAAGGGCCGCGCCAATCTGGCCGGCTGAACCCACTCAACGAGGCCACCCGATGAAACAAGTACGCTTGTATGGCATTCAAGATCTGCGAGTCGTCGACGTGCCGATGCCTGAGGCCGGTCCGCTCGATGTGATTGTAAAGGTCGCTATGTTTGGCATCTGCGGTAGCGATCTTGGCTTTGCCCGCGACGGTTACATTGGTCGACCGGGTGGTCAGCCCTTACCGCTGGGACATGAGCTGGTTGGCACCATTCACGCCGTCGGCAGTGATGTGCAAAATATCCAGCCAGGCCTGCGAGTGGTGGTAGACCCCATGAAGGGCTCGAGCCGCATTGGTACAGGGGACCCTGACCACGGCGGCTTTGCCGAGTACTTGCTGGTGCGAAATGCACGACTGGGCGAAACGCTGTTCCCCTTGACCGACTCGCTGGACTTCCAGCGTGCCGTACTGACCGAACCCATTGCTGTGGGCATGCATGGCCTGAACCAGGCTGGCGTCAACACTCAAGATCGTGCCGTTGTCTTTGGGGCAGGCCCGATTGGCCTAGGTGTAATAGCCGCATTGAAGTACCGCGGAGTGGCCAAAGTGGTTGCCGTGGACTTAACCGACGAGCGACTGGAGCGCGCCCGTCAACTGGGAGCGGACCATGTCATCAACCCCGGTCGTGCCGATTTGCAATCAACACTCCAGGAATACCTGGGCATGCGAACCGCCAAGCTCACTGGGCTACCCGTAGTCGATGCCTCGTTGTACATCGACTGTGCCGGGCATGGCCCGCTGCTGGAGCAAATGGTGGACATGGCCGGGGAAAAATCACGGATCGTGGTACTGGCGACGCACAAGAAGCCGGTTCAACTGAACATGATCCAGGTGATGATCAAGGAGCTCGTACTGATCGGCTCCCTCTCCTATCCCGATGAATTTCCGGAAGTCATCGAGATGCTCAGCGATTCACAGCTCGATATCACCCCAATGCTCAGCCACTCGTTCGATTTCGCTCAGT
This genomic interval from Pseudomonas putida contains the following:
- a CDS encoding SDR family NAD(P)-dependent oxidoreductase produces the protein MPSMVQDKVVVITGAGSGIGREYALAFAAEGARVVVNDLGRTPDGGSAAEAVAEEIRQAGGEAVASIESVAQWDSAHRIVECALDQFGRIDTVINNAGIVRDRFFFKMSLEEWQAVVDVHLNGSFYVARAAAPYFKEQASGSYIHMTSTSGLIGNPGQANYAAAKMAVVGLSKSIALDMKRYNVRSNCIAPWAWTAMTASVPTDTPEAAARMEKLKLMEPRKIAPLAVYLASDAGAGVSGQIFGVRANEIYLFSQSRVIRSVHRSEGWTAETIAEHAIPAMQTSFYANTPSPELTTWDPI
- a CDS encoding MaoC family dehydratase, producing MSEPETIGIGFPWEDLPVGRTFKTLGRTVTEADIVNFISATGMLEVLFTNVEFLKEAGFNGRLVPGGQVFCFAEGLLFQTALQGVGVAFLHTELDIKGPTFAGDTLHVEVEVIESRASKGKPGMGLVRTRNQVVKQDGTVVMVYTPLRLVKGRANLAG
- a CDS encoding zinc-dependent alcohol dehydrogenase, coding for MKQVRLYGIQDLRVVDVPMPEAGPLDVIVKVAMFGICGSDLGFARDGYIGRPGGQPLPLGHELVGTIHAVGSDVQNIQPGLRVVVDPMKGSSRIGTGDPDHGGFAEYLLVRNARLGETLFPLTDSLDFQRAVLTEPIAVGMHGLNQAGVNTQDRAVVFGAGPIGLGVIAALKYRGVAKVVAVDLTDERLERARQLGADHVINPGRADLQSTLQEYLGMRTAKLTGLPVVDASLYIDCAGHGPLLEQMVDMAGEKSRIVVLATHKKPVQLNMIQVMIKELVLIGSLSYPDEFPEVIEMLSDSQLDITPMLSHSFDFAQFAEAFAMAQVPELSAKVVVRVA